The genomic region CTTCTCGAGGCTCACGATCCCCGACGACCTGGGCGCCTGTTCATGCCCATGGGCATCGCCTATGTAGGCGCCTGGCTCGAGCAGTATCACCCTGACGCGCGTGCGTGGGTGGTGCAGACGGTGGAAGAGGCCCTGGCCGTGGAACCGGACCTGGTGGGCATCTCGTGCGTGACGCCCAACTTCCCCCACGCCATCGCCATGGCCGAGCAGATCCGCGCGGAGCGCGACGTGCCTGTGGTGCTGGGCGGGCCGCACATCACCGGTCTGCCTTCGAGCCTTCCCGACGTATTCGCAGCGGGCGTGCTGAGCGAGGGTGAGGAGACCTTCACCGCGCTTGCCGCGCTCGTGGCGGAGCACGGGGGGCTCACCCCCTCGGCTCTGGCCACCGTGCCGGGCGTCTGCTTTCACGGTGCGGGGAAGGTCGAGACGACGCGGCCACGCGCCTTCATTCGCCCTCTCGACCGAATCCCGCTTCCCAAGCGTGACTGGGCTGGGCTGGCCGCCACCTCGCTGTGGTCGTTCTCGTCACGCGGCTGCCCTTATCGGTGCCGCTTCTGCTCCAC from Pseudomonadota bacterium harbors:
- a CDS encoding radical SAM protein produces the protein MKVALLEAHDPRRPGRLFMPMGIAYVGAWLEQYHPDARAWVVQTVEEALAVEPDLVGISCVTPNFPHAIAMAEQIRAERDVPVVLGGPHITGLPSSLPDVFAAGVLSEGEETFTALAALVAEHGGLTPSALATVPGVCFHGAGKVETTRPRAFIRPLDRIPLPKRDWAGLAATSLWSFSSRGCPYRCRFCSTAEFWESYRVHSARYVVDELNALIERFDTRYHCFMDDLFAVNVKRLEEIVALAQTDLKRSLDLTVTIRADLVNERMAGLLKAIGVKYCHLGLESGSDRVLSYLKKESTTAVRNQEAIDLLTEHGLHAIGSFIIGAPMEEEEDLQRTFD